In the Desulfovibrio psychrotolerans genome, CCAACTCAAACGTCATATGGCGCACATCTTCCTGAAACTCCTCGCCGCATTCAAAGGCGGTTTCGTTTTCCGGGTGGTAATGCCAGCGCACGGTAACCGGCTTGCCCGTTTCCGCGGCTGCATCCAGCAGATCAAACAGATCCATGAATGTTTTGGAGCTGGAGCTGTTAAAATAGATAATCTCCAAGTCCAGCAGCATGGGCTGCGTGCCTGTATAGGCCAGATAATGCCGCAGCCATTGGAACACAGGCTCGTAGAACCGCGAGCAGTTTTCCGGGTATGATTCGCCGCGCATGCTCATGCTGTTGCTTGCGGGGTCAAAGTCTATGGCAGGCGATGATTTGGTCGCCGCCACATAAAAACGCGCCAGTGGTGTCATGGGGAATCCCCCTCCCTAAATATGTACCTTCACGGCAAAAAAGGATGTGGTGTCGTCTATCGGGTCAAACCGGTATTGCAGCGGGCGGCTGGCCTTGCGGGCCATTTCTATGAATCCCAGCCCTGCGCCGCACGAATCCTCGTCCGGCCCCTTGCGCCGCTGTTCCTTGTAGTAGGCCTTCAGTTCCTCGCGCGACATGCCGTTCACGGTATCTATCCGTTCGCGGATGCGCTGTTCGCGCTTGCGGCTCACGGGATTCCCGCACGCCACGTAGAACTGTTCCCCCGACCTTCCCACCATGATCTGCCCCACACCTATACACTCCGTGGCCGTGCAGGATTCGCGGGCGTAGCATATGACGTTCTGCATCTGCTCCACAAGCACGGAAAAAACCTTCTGCGCCAGCTGCATGCCGTTTTCTTCAAAGGCCATCTTGCGGCGCATCATATCGCCAATCCCTTCAACCACGCTCTGCGAGATGGGCCCGTTGAAATAGAGCACCACGCCTTCGCGGTTCATGGTCTCGTAGAACGAAAGCATATTCATCTCCATATATTCACACCGTAAAACCGAGAACCGTCACGTCATCGCGCCGGGTTTCGCGGCCCATATATTCCTTGAGGGTTGCTTCCAGCAGGGTACGCTGCCGCGCCAACGGCACGTTCCCGTTTTCCCGGATGAACGAAAGAAAACGCGACTTGCCGAAAGGCAGCCCGTTGGCCCCGCCCACCTGATCCGTCAGTCCGTCCGTAAGGCAGTAATACCGCGTGCCCGCCTGCAACGGCAGCACATGGTTTGTATACACATAGTCTTCCGGGGTGCGCACGTAGCCCACACCGCACCTATCGCCTCGAATCTCCACCCCTTCCCCGTCGCCGCCATGTATGCCCGCCGGCAGCATGAACAGCGAATGCCGCGCACCCGCAAAATGCAGCGTGCGGGCGGCTTCATCCACAAACAGCACGGTGCAGTCCATGCCGTCATCGGAAAGAGAGTTGGCCCGGTCCTGCGCAAGGGCTCCGCGTATGGCCCGGTTCATGGCGCCGATCACACCGGCGGGGTCGGCCCGCAGCGCGTCCGTATCCAGCCTTTCAAACAGGGAATGCACGATAAGTGTCATAAACGCACCGGGCACCCCGTGGCCCGTGCAGTCCACCACCGCCACAAAAAAACCGTCACGGGCGCGGCGCACCCAGTAGGCATCGCCTCCCACGGTATCCCTCTGGCTCCATAGCAGAAAATGCTCCGCAAACAGCTCGTGCAGGGTTGCCTCGGCAGGAAGAAACGCGTTCTGGATAACGCTGGCATACTCTATGGATTCATGCTGCCGCGCCTGCGCCTCGTTCAGGTTCCGCAACGCCCCGTTCAAGGCCTTCTGGCGGCTGTCTATGATGTGCCCTATCCAGAACAGGTTATGCCGCAGTGTCTGCAGGGCATCGTTGTCTGTGGGCTCCGGCGGCAGAGATTCAAAGGGCGTAAGATTGCCTTCGCGCATCTGCCCGCACAGGGCGTTCAGCTCTTTCACACTGCGCAGGGCGAGAATGTGGGCAAAAAAATGGGACAGCGGAATCAGCACAATAAACCCTGCCGCAATCCATCCCGCAAGCAGGTTGCCCAGCTGGGTATGGCTCATGCCCTCATGCAGCAGCAGAAGAACAAGGGGACACAGGATAAGGCACAGCGCAAGAATGATCTTCATCTTGGTAACAGTGCGCAGCCCTGCCGCATAATCGAGAATACGCGCGTACAGCCCTCCCGTTACACGGGACCCGGAAGAGTCAGACTTCATGCCTCCCCCTGGTGCCGCACGCGTTCTGCAGCCGCCACAGGACAATCCGGCAGGCAGTCCGGGCCGGGATACCGCTCCACACGATTGCGCCCGTTTTTCTTTGCGGCATACAGGGCCACATCCGCCCGCTTGAGCATGACCTCAAGATCCAGCCCCTTTTCCTGCCCGCTACCCGTGGTGCAGCCGATGCACACGGAAAAACGCACCGCAGCCTGCTCCACCAGCATAATATGGCGCTCCATGGCAAGGCGTATGCGTTCCGCCAGCAAGGCCGCCTCGCGGCAATCCGTTTCCGGCAGCAGCACGGCAAACTCCTCGCCGCCTATGCGGGCAGGCATATCATGCGCGCGCACCGCTCCGTTCAGCAGCGAGGCTATGTCGCGCAGCACCCTGTCGCCCACATCGTGCCCCCAAGTGTCATTGATGGATTTAAAGTGATCCGCATCAATGAGCAGAAGCGAAAAGGGCTTGCCCGTACGGCGCGAGCGCGAAAGCTCCTTGCGCGCCACCTCCATGAACTGCCTGCGGTTGTCCAGACCGGTCAGGGCGTCCGTACGCGCCATATGGTTCAGTTCATCGTTCAGCGAACTCAACTGGGCCTGCATGCGGTCTCCCATGGTCACCAGCCTGCGCGACTGCCTGAGCAGTTTGCGGGCCACATCCAGCAGGTCGCCAAACGGCTTCTCCGCCACGGTTCCCCGCAGCAGGGAAGAAAGCAGTTCCTCCGCCTGCTCAATGCATTCCTCTTCTTTCTGAAACATGCATTCCCCCGAAAATACTCCCGGAACATTCCCGAGCAATCTCGAAAATCCCGGCCTTGCTTGTGCGTCTCTTTGCCGCCTATCCCGGAAGGTATGTCTCCGGGCAGCCTCGGCAGCGTTCCCCCCTCTCATATTGAATATGATTTTCAAAATCAACAAGAAACTGGTTTGCTCCATAATCTTCTGCATGCGTAAGGCTCCTCCATGGGCACCGGCTGTCTTTCTCTACAGCACCCCCGCAGGATCAAGGATCAATCAGGCCCGATTATCCCCGGACTAGCTCGGGACTAACTCCGGACCAGCCCCGCTTTGCGCCTCTTCCCCGTGAAGCCACCAGCACGCGGGAGAGCTTTCCATTCCCTGCCCAGCGCAGAGGCACGCCCCCTCTGCCCGTACCGCGCAAAGGAAAAGGGACGGAAAAGCCAGCGGCCTTTCCGTCCCTGTGTGCATCGCGTCAGATAAGGGTCAGACGATCTTGTTCAGCGAATACTCGATTATGCCTTCGGCACCCGCTTCCACCAACTGGGGGATAAGGTCGCGCACTATGCTGCGGTCCACCACAATTTCCACGGCAAGCCAGTGGCTGTCCTTAAGCTGGGAAACCGTGGGCGAATTCAGCGAGGGCAAAAGCTCCAGAATGGCGTCCTGCTTGTCCCCCGGCACGTTCATCTTCAGGCCCACAAGGTCGTCGGCACGAAGCGCGCCCTGCAGCAGCAGGTCTATCTGCATAATCTTGCGGCGCTTCCACGGATCTTCCCATGTTTTCTTGTTGGCGATGAGCTGGGTATTGGTCACCAGCACATCGTCAATGATACGCAGCCCGTGGGCGCGGATGGTGGTGCCCGTTTCCGTCACCTCCACAATGGCGTCGGCAAGCCCCTCCACCACTTTGGCTTCCGTGGCACCCCACGAATAAAACACGTCCACGGGAATACCAAGGTCCGCGAAATACTTTTTGGTCACGCCCAGCAGTTCGGTGGCAATGCGCTTGCCTGCAAGGTCCTGCGGGGTCCGGAACGGAGCATCGCCCGCCACGGCAAGCACCCAGCGGGCAGGGCGGTTGGAAACCTTGGAATACACAAGGTCCGAAACCACGTGCACATCCGCGCCGGTTTCCAGCAGCCAGTCCTTACCTGTCAGGCCCACGTCCAGAATGCCGTCCTGTATGTAATGCGGAATTTCCTGCACGCGGCACAGCCGGGCGGTGATTTCCGGGTCGTTGATTTCCGGGAAATAGTTGCGGTGGTGCTGGCGCACCTTCCAGCCGCAGCGTTCAAAAAGGTTGAGCGTGGAATCCTGCAGCGAGCCTTTGGGTATGCCCAGCTTGATCTGGCGTTGCGTCTCGGACATTATTTATAGACCTCCTTGGGGTCGAAAACGAGCGGGGAGCAGACGGAAACCATACCGTCCTTGCGTTCGCGGTAAAAACAGCTTCTGTACCCTTTATGACAGGCCGCGCCGCCTATCTGATCCACGAGCAGCAAAATGGTGTCGCTGTCGCAGTCAAGCCGCACGGCCTTGATATGCTGGGTATGGCCCGATGTCCCGCCCTTATGCCACAGGGTACCCCGGCTGCGGCTCCAGTAGTGGGCCTCGCCGGTTTCCAGTGTCTTGTTCCACGATTCCTCGTTCATGTAGGCCATCATCAGCACCTCGCCTGTGGCGTGGTCCTGCGCAATGGCGGGTACAAGTCCGCCCGTTTTCGCAAAGTCCGGGGCGAAGTCAGAGGCTGCGACAGGGGTCATATCCGGGCTTTTTGCTGCCATATCCTCGATATCCTTACCGTAATCTCACCTCAGGCTGTCCGGCCGCACATCGTCGGGGTGCGGCGGCAAACACCGGTGTGGAAGGGGCGAAGTAGCGCGTTTATGCCTATTTTGCAAGCCGTGCCGCCTTCCGCAACGGCAATGTCGCTACCGTTTCGTCAAAACGTCAAGGTGCACACCTGCCAGATGCTCTATCTCCTCGCTCAGTGCCAGCGCCCAAGCAGCATCAGGCCCCCAGCAGGCAAGGCCGTGGCGTTCCAGATAAATTCCTTCGTGGTGCCGTGCGGCAAGTCCGGCGTCACGCGCCAGTGCATGGGTTCCGGGTTCGTTGTCGCGCACGCTGGTAAACTTGGCGCGGATGAGGTCTGATTCAAAGATAGGCAACCGCAGCATGTCCGCAACGGGTACATGCACCCCCAGCGCGAGCAACTTGGGCGGATGCGTGTGCACCACCGCCTGCGCCTGCGGCTGATTGCGGTAGATTTCAAGATGCATTCCCGCTTCGGAAGAGGGCTTCCCTCCTGCCACCGTCTCACCCGTGCGAATATTCACCATAGCCAGATCTCCCGGCTTCAGATTGCCCTTGGCGGAACCGGTGCAGGTTATCAGGCACATATCGTCCGCATTCCCGCCGGTCTGCCTACCGGTTTGCCCGGCCAACTGCTCACCGGTCTGCTCACCGGCCTGCTCACCAGCATGTCTGGGCGCATGACCGTCATGCCCCAGCCTGCCCAGCCGCATGGAGACGTTGCCGTTAAAGCCGGAAAGCAGCCCCCGTGACCACGCCCTGCGGCAGATATCCCGCAGTATATCCGCCTCACGCGAAGGAATACCCGCCCCCCACTCCTGACGTGTTTCCCGCGTACCAATGCGCTGAATGAACTCCGTTTTAATGTCTATGACAGGCGTGCCATCCACCACCTCAAGCGGAAAAACCCTGAGCAGATTGCGCTTTATCTCCAGAATGCGCACTTCATGCAGCCCCACGGGATTGGGCCGCGCAGGCGAACGGGTGTTAAACACGCCGCGTTTGGGCCTGCTGGCGTCGCCACGCGGGTGCACAGCAAGCACATCCCGGTCGGCAAGGTGCATCCATGTGAGCAGAGTTATGCTTTGGCCTTCCTCAAGCGTATCCAGCCCGTCCACATAGTCTTCGTCAATCTCCACCCACGCCTCAGGCGCGCCTTCGTCCCCCTGCTTGGGGCACTCTTCAAGGCGTTTGAGCGAGGAACTCACCCTGCCGATAATCCTGACATCCTTTTCCATACGTGCTCCGCGTGTAAGGGTAGCCATAACTGCATGGACTGGTATATAGATGGGAACGCCTTTAATTTGAAGGATTTTTTCAACTCGCCTCTTTCTGCGTTCTTTCTTCCTAATCATGTGCAGCAAGTTCTCGCCTGGCAGCCCTTTCACTGCCCTGCAAAACGCTTTTACCCGTTTAGCCCGTTGCCCCCTTCCGCGGGACCAGAAGGAGCCTAACATGAAAATAGGGGGAGCTTAGCACATGCCCAGCAACAAGGCTGATTTTTTCTCCACCATCCTCGAAACTCTATAATCATCTGTTCGCTTGACGAAGAAGCCTACGGGTGTATTCTAGAATAGATGGTAATAGCCCGCCTATCGCCGAGTGGTCATCCGATGAATATTGCCTGATTATACGCTCAGCGGATACCCTTTAGAATTTTCTCCGCAAGTTCCCGGCCTAGGCTCGGTGCGTTTGCTTCGAGGAAAAGGAGCGGGAAAACATGGTCGAAACCCGGATGAGGCAACATGCCAAAGATGTCCTGCATGGCCATTCAAAGGACCTTGAGCAGTTTAACCGCCATGATTTGAAAGCCCTGCTTCAAGAGGTCAGCGTCCTGCACGCCGAGTTGGAGGCCCAAAACGAAGAACTCAAGCTGGCAGAGCTTAAGGCCGAGATAAATCGCAAACGATATGCGGAACTCTACGAATTCTCACCTGTCGGGCATGTTACCACCGACATACAGGGACTGATCTTTGAGGCTAACAACACAGCGTGCGCCATGCTTGGCTGCCCACGCTTGGAACTCCTCGGCAAGGCCCTCAGCAGTTTCATGGACCGGCAGGACGCAGACAAACTGTACTTTAATATCCGGGAATCCCTAGGCGCAGGACGCACCTCTGAAATCGAGGTACGCCTCCTGTCCCGGCAGGGAGTCCGCCTTTCAGTCCTCCTCAAGAGCGCAGTCCGCATGGGTGAAGACGGCTCAACCATAGCCAATATGGCCCTCACCGACATTTCCTTGATGAAAACGACCACGGAGGCCCTAGCCCGCAGCGATGAGAGCTACCGTACTCTTTTCGAAAAGGCCGATGAGGGTATCATCATTCTCATAGGCTCGCGGTTGCGCCTGATGAATCCCCGTGCCGCTATGGTTCTGGGTTATTCTCAGGAAGCTCTTGCGGGGCGGTCGTTCATGGAGATCGTTCTCCCCAACGACAGGAAAGCCGTGGCCAAAGCCTACCGAACTGGAGAGCCTGGGGGCAGGCTGGTTTTCCGCATATCGTGCGGAGACAGACGGGTGAGGTGGATCGAAGCCCACGGTGCTTCCTTCTCCTGGGAGGAGTCGCCAGCCAGCCTGATCTTCCTGAATGACATTACCGGTCGCAAGGAGCTTGAGGACCAACTGCATCAGGCCAAGATTGCAGCCGATGCCGCCAACAGTGCAAAAAGCCAATTTCTGGCAAACATGAGCCACGAGATCCGCACCCCCATTGCCACCATTGTTGGCGTATCCGAGATGCTTCTGGACAGTCCCCTGCCCATGGAGGTGCGCGAAAACCTCCTGAGCATTCAGAACTCTGCGGAATCCCTGCTGCGCCTCATCGCTGACATCCTTGACCTTTCCAAGATTGAGGCCCGAAGGCTGGAGTTATGCCCTTTGGATTTCGATCTCCACGCAACTTTGCAAAAGATCACCAACTCCTTCGCGGTGGAGGCCCAGCGCCGAGGACTTGAGCTTGCTTTAAGGATAGATCCAAACTGCCCCCGTTTGTTGCATGGAGACCAAGGACGGCTGGATCAAGTTCTCCAAAACCTGCTGTGGAACGCTCTAAAGTTCACCCCTCAAGGCCGCATCGATCTAGAAGTTTCCAGGCTTCCGCATTCCGGCCCAGAGGTCATGCTCAACTTCATGGTTTCGGACACCGGCATCGGTATCGCCCCAGAAGACATTCCTGCGCTGTTTCTTGAGTTCACTCAGCTAGACAGCTCCATCGCCAAACAATTCGGGGGGTCCGGTCTGGGGCTGGCCATTTCCGAGCGCCTGATTAAACTGATGGGTGGAACCATCGGTGTGGAGAGTAACCCCAGACAAGGGAGCAGATTCCATTTCACATTGCTGTTCGGCACTCCCCAATCTGTAGACTCGATACAGGGCGAAGCTATGGCCGCGACCTCAGTCCGTGCCTTGCGTGTACTCGTGGCCGAGGACAGCGAACCGGTCCGCAAGGTCCTGCACCATTTTCTTACCAGGGCTGGTCATGCGGTGGTCGGCGTGAGAAACGGGCAGGAAGCCCTGGATGCGCTGGCCGCCGGGCCATTTGATTGCGTACTAATGGACGTGAACATGCCTGGCATGGACGGCATTGAAGCCACTCGTCGAATCCGGTCATCATCTTCCGGGCCCGTTAACTCACACACGCCCATTCTGGCGCTCACGGCGTATGCCATGGAAGGAGACAAAGAGCGGTTTCTCTCTGCTGGCATGGACGACTATCTCACAAAGCCGATTACCCGAAGCACGCTCTTGGCCGTAGTGTCCAAACTTGCGGCCCGCACTCTCCGGTCCCGGGCAATCTCTACGCAGCATACCCGCCGAGCGGTTGCGGGCCCGGCGTCCGTTGTGGAAGCCCCCTTGGACTTCAAAGAACTGCGCGAGTCCTTCCCGGAACAATTTCTGAGAGAACTCTTCAGGGTGACCTTAACTGCCCTTGAAACGCAGGTTGCAGACCTTGAGTACGGTCTTGCGCAGGGAAATCTCGACCAAGCAGCTTCAAGCGCGCATTCCTTGGTAGGCAGTTCCGGTCCCGTTCAGGCCCATCCCCTTTTGCGTTGCGCGCAAGAGATGCAACGTCACGCCGTTAACCGAAATCTGGCCTTGGCCAGACAGTGTCTGCCTCAGCTTCAGGCTGAGGCATCGCGGCTTACCGTTACACTGCGGTCCTTCCTGAACGATGGTGGTCAACGCGGTGTCCAGCCGCCTGCGTAGCTTACGTAGTAAACCTGTAGGGAGAAGCGCATGATCCGGGTGCTTATCGTTGATGACGAAGAAGTCATCTGTATGATGCTGACGGAACTGGTGCGTTCGGCAGGACACGAGGTCCGCGCCGTGCAGACTCTCGCGAAGGGACTGGATCTGGCCCGCCAAGAAGATTTTGACTTGGTATATCTGGACGTGGCCTTGCCCGACGGAAACGGACTCAACGCATTATCCCACTTCATGAATATGGAGTCCAATCCCGAAGTGATCATCATAACCGGAGCAAGTGATCCCAACGGCGCAGATCTGGCCATTCGCAGTGGGGCATGGGATTACATCGACAAGGGCCAGACTCCTCTGGAAATCCGTCATTCTCTCCGGCAGGCACTGGAGTACCGTGATAAAAAGATGAACCTCCTGCCAGCTAAGCGGGACCGAATTGTAGGCTCTAGTTCTAAGCTGACCCAGTGCATTCAGTTTATGGCCAAGGCTGCGAAAAGCAGCGCAAACGTCCTTATCTATGGAGAGACCGGCGTGGGCAAGGACCTCTTCGCCCACGCCCTACACGATAACAGCTCCCGGGCGAATAGGCCGTTTGTGGTCGTTGATTGTGCGGCACTCCAAGAGAGCATCGCCGGAAGTGAACTCTACGGACACCGTAAAGGTTCCTTTTCCGGGGCCACCGAAACTGTGCCGGGCCTTGTCCAACAGGCGCACGGCGGAACTTTGTTCCTAGACGAAATCGGCGAACTCGACCTGCAAACGCAAAAAAAGTTTCTACGTGTTCTTGAGAATCGAACCTTTCGTTCCTTGGGGGGATCGCATGAGCAGCACAGCGATTTTCGTCTCGTCTGCGCAAGCAACCGGGACCTCATGGCAATGGTTGCCAACGGTTTGTTCAGAGAGGACCTCCTATTCCGCGTTCGCGCCATCACCCTCGAACTCCCCCCTTTGCGGGAGCACCGCCAAGACCTGCCGGAACTTGTGGATTATTTTCTTGTGCGAATATGTCGCGGCAACAGGCTTCCCATAAAGTCTTTGTCCCCGGACCTGATGCAGATACTCCGCGAGCATTCCTGGCCCGGCAATGTCCGGGAATTGTCTCAGGTCATTGAGTCCATGGTGGCGGCAGCGCCCGCAGAGCATGTGCTCACACCGCGGCATCTGCCCACTGATATGCGCGCTCTTTTCGCCCGTTCCAAGGCAGCCGGATATGAGAACGTCGCAACATTCGCCCCCGGCCATACCGCCCCCGGCCCTTGGAAGGCGTTTCACGATAAGGCGTTGACCACGGCCGAAAAGACTTACTTCAGTGACCTGATGCGGTTTTGCTCTGGCGACTTCCAGCAGGCCAAAGCCATTTCCGGGCTTAGCCAAGCCCGCCTTTACAGCCTGTTGAAGAAGCACGGGCTGCGCACCAAGAGATAAACCCACTTCACCTCTTCATTTCCACTCCATCGGTTATTGAGAACCAAGAATTTCTTGCTTCATGATTCTCATAAAGCGGGAATACCGCCTTTTACGCTGAAAGGTATCTCGACATTGTCCATACATATCAGCAAATTGCCGAGGCAGCGCTTTGGGCACGAATATTGATATTACCCCTCGTGCGAGTCGTGCCACCAAAGCGCAGGGCGTGGACATTAATGAACTGACCTTCACATAAAGGTTAACCAAAAACAGAACAGGCACACCGCTACATTAAAGGAAAAGTAATACAGATGAAAAGAACAATGGTCTTCGTAACACTGATGACGGCAATCGCATCCCTGCTCTATCTGGGGGGCCACCTGTACGCATCCGAAGTGGATGACAACATCGTTAAGGCAGCGAAACAGTCCTATGTCTTCAAGCATTACCTCAAGGACGATAATGTGGACGTCAAATCCAACAATGGCGAAGTCACCTTGACCGGGACTGTTTCCGACGACGCATCAAGAGCCTTGGCTCGGGAGACAGTCGCCAGTCTGCCGGGAGTCAAGAGTGTCGACAATAAGCTGAACATAAAGGGAACGCCCCCAGAGGCTCATTCGGATGCATGGCTCATCACCAAAGTCAAGACAACCCTCCTGTTCCATCGGAACGTGAGCGGAGCCAAGACCGAAGTCTTGGCCAGCAATGGAACCATCACCCTGCGCGGCGAAGCCGTCAACTCGGCGCAAAGGGATCTGGCTAGCGAATACGCCCAAGATGTAGATGGCGTCAAAAACGTTAAGAACGAGATGACTGTGCAGGGCACCCCCGTAAAACCAGGAGAAGCCACTATGGGCGAGAAGCTGGACGCTGTTGGTGATTTGATTGACGACGCTTCGGTCACGGCTCTGGTCAAAATAACCCTGTTGTATCACCGCTCGACCAGCGCTCTCAACACCACTGTCTCTACCAAGGGCGGCGTGGTCACCCTTGGGGGTGAGGCCAAAAGTGATTCTGAAAAGTTTCTGGCAACCAAGCTCGCGAACGACGTACACGGCGTCAAGCAGGTGGTCAACAATATGACCGTCTTGGGTGCCAACTAACTCTGCGGCTCAGACGGTGGTGCTGAGATGCACGCCCTGACAAAGGAGCACGGAAATGTCCTTAGGAACAATTCTCCTCATCTTATTGATTCTATTTCTGCTGGGGGTCTTGCCGGTGTGGCCGCATAGTCGGTCGTGGGGATATGGCCCCAGCGGCATGGGGGGGGTAATTTTGATCGTCCTCGTAATCCTGGTCCTGACCGGAAGGCTCTAGCGGCCAGAGCCCATTCAGGGCTCTGGCTCTGAATACCCGGATCAGTTAAGCGCGGCCGGAGTAATTGCGAGGCCTTCTCCAGAAAGGCCAACCCCGCCGGAACCCCGGCACAGTCGTATCACCCTGTATTACAGGAGGAATAATGAACACCGTCATCAGGTCTCGCCTTATGGTTCATGTCACCTTTATAATGGTTCTTATCATGACCATGCTGGCCTTTGTCCCCAATGTGGAAGCCAGCTTTGTCCCAACGGCCCAGAGCAGTTCAGTGGAACAGGGTGCACAAGACATGACCTCAGTGCAAAATGCTCTGGAAAACAAGATGGTCACGGAGCGGCTGGCCGCCCTAGGGTATTCCCGGGATGAGATTGACACCCGCCTCGGGATGCTCTCAGACGGAGAACTTCACAGTCTGGCCTCTCAACTCGGGTCCTTGGACTCGGGTGGCAGCGTCTTGGGCTTGGTCGTTGTCATCCTCATCATCGTGACTTTGGGCCTCGTCATTTACAAGTTGACATAACTCGAAAATGACCGCCAACGAGTTCACTGGTAACCAACCTCTTTGCCAGAACCGTCTCAAACTCTGCCTGCGGGCGGTTCTGGCTTTTTTGGTAACGCTGGCCCTGACTTCCTGTGCCGCGGGTCTGCCTCTGGGATTTATGCCGCCATCGGATACCCAAACCATTGCAGACGTGCCCTTCCACGCTCAGGAAGATTACCAGTGCGGCCCGGCCTCTCTGGCCGGCGTGCTCAATTTCTTGGGCGATCCGGCCACGCCCGACCAAATTGCTCTGGCGGTGTACAGGCCAGAATTACGCGGCTCAGTGAGTCTGGACTTGGCGCTGTATCCCCGCAACAGAGGCTATTCATCGCGTTTCTGGCGGGGGACAGTTGAGGATATAATACGTAACGTGGATGCAGGCCGCCCCTTGGTGCTCATGCTTGATCTGGGCGTAGGCCCGGTGAGTACCTACCATTACCTAGTGGCTGTGGGCTACGCCCCGCAAGGACTCATTGCTAACACCGGCCGCAGGAAGCATGCGCTCCTGCCCTGGGCAGATGTCCTGCGAACGTGGGAACGGGCTGACAACTGGACACTTCTGGTGGAGTCCAAAACGCTATGAATCACACCACCCGCATTCAGCAACGGCCAGCCCCCATGTTTCTGGTCCTATGTCTGGCTCTGTGTCTTACCTTGGGACTGACCGCCTGCGCCATGCCTCGCATCACCATGCATCAGGATCCTCTGAGTCCGGCAGAGCACCTCAAACTTGGGTTGGCCTACGAGTCCGGCGGCAACCTACCCGAAGCCCTGCGCGAATATCAGGCGGCCATGC is a window encoding:
- a CDS encoding PAS domain S-box protein, whose translation is MVETRMRQHAKDVLHGHSKDLEQFNRHDLKALLQEVSVLHAELEAQNEELKLAELKAEINRKRYAELYEFSPVGHVTTDIQGLIFEANNTACAMLGCPRLELLGKALSSFMDRQDADKLYFNIRESLGAGRTSEIEVRLLSRQGVRLSVLLKSAVRMGEDGSTIANMALTDISLMKTTTEALARSDESYRTLFEKADEGIIILIGSRLRLMNPRAAMVLGYSQEALAGRSFMEIVLPNDRKAVAKAYRTGEPGGRLVFRISCGDRRVRWIEAHGASFSWEESPASLIFLNDITGRKELEDQLHQAKIAADAANSAKSQFLANMSHEIRTPIATIVGVSEMLLDSPLPMEVRENLLSIQNSAESLLRLIADILDLSKIEARRLELCPLDFDLHATLQKITNSFAVEAQRRGLELALRIDPNCPRLLHGDQGRLDQVLQNLLWNALKFTPQGRIDLEVSRLPHSGPEVMLNFMVSDTGIGIAPEDIPALFLEFTQLDSSIAKQFGGSGLGLAISERLIKLMGGTIGVESNPRQGSRFHFTLLFGTPQSVDSIQGEAMAATSVRALRVLVAEDSEPVRKVLHHFLTRAGHAVVGVRNGQEALDALAAGPFDCVLMDVNMPGMDGIEATRRIRSSSSGPVNSHTPILALTAYAMEGDKERFLSAGMDDYLTKPITRSTLLAVVSKLAARTLRSRAISTQHTRRAVAGPASVVEAPLDFKELRESFPEQFLRELFRVTLTALETQVADLEYGLAQGNLDQAASSAHSLVGSSGPVQAHPLLRCAQEMQRHAVNRNLALARQCLPQLQAEASRLTVTLRSFLNDGGQRGVQPPA
- a CDS encoding SiaB family protein kinase, whose amino-acid sequence is MLSFYETMNREGVVLYFNGPISQSVVEGIGDMMRRKMAFEENGMQLAQKVFSVLVEQMQNVICYARESCTATECIGVGQIMVGRSGEQFYVACGNPVSRKREQRIRERIDTVNGMSREELKAYYKEQRRKGPDEDSCGAGLGFIEMARKASRPLQYRFDPIDDTTSFFAVKVHI
- a CDS encoding GGDEF domain-containing protein translates to MFQKEEECIEQAEELLSSLLRGTVAEKPFGDLLDVARKLLRQSRRLVTMGDRMQAQLSSLNDELNHMARTDALTGLDNRRQFMEVARKELSRSRRTGKPFSLLLIDADHFKSINDTWGHDVGDRVLRDIASLLNGAVRAHDMPARIGGEEFAVLLPETDCREAALLAERIRLAMERHIMLVEQAAVRFSVCIGCTTGSGQEKGLDLEVMLKRADVALYAAKKNGRNRVERYPGPDCLPDCPVAAAERVRHQGEA
- the tsaA gene encoding tRNA (N6-threonylcarbamoyladenosine(37)-N6)-methyltransferase TrmO codes for the protein MEKDVRIIGRVSSSLKRLEECPKQGDEGAPEAWVEIDEDYVDGLDTLEEGQSITLLTWMHLADRDVLAVHPRGDASRPKRGVFNTRSPARPNPVGLHEVRILEIKRNLLRVFPLEVVDGTPVIDIKTEFIQRIGTRETRQEWGAGIPSREADILRDICRRAWSRGLLSGFNGNVSMRLGRLGHDGHAPRHAGEQAGEQTGEQLAGQTGRQTGGNADDMCLITCTGSAKGNLKPGDLAMVNIRTGETVAGGKPSSEAGMHLEIYRNQPQAQAVVHTHPPKLLALGVHVPVADMLRLPIFESDLIRAKFTSVRDNEPGTHALARDAGLAARHHEGIYLERHGLACWGPDAAWALALSEEIEHLAGVHLDVLTKR
- a CDS encoding DUF1987 domain-containing protein, translated to MTPLARFYVAATKSSPAIDFDPASNSMSMRGESYPENCSRFYEPVFQWLRHYLAYTGTQPMLLDLEIIYFNSSSSKTFMDLFDLLDAAAETGKPVTVRWHYHPENETAFECGEEFQEDVRHMTFELVPKTV
- the hisI gene encoding phosphoribosyl-AMP cyclohydrolase, with protein sequence MTPVAASDFAPDFAKTGGLVPAIAQDHATGEVLMMAYMNEESWNKTLETGEAHYWSRSRGTLWHKGGTSGHTQHIKAVRLDCDSDTILLLVDQIGGAACHKGYRSCFYRERKDGMVSVCSPLVFDPKEVYK
- a CDS encoding SpoIIE family protein phosphatase — protein: MKSDSSGSRVTGGLYARILDYAAGLRTVTKMKIILALCLILCPLVLLLLHEGMSHTQLGNLLAGWIAAGFIVLIPLSHFFAHILALRSVKELNALCGQMREGNLTPFESLPPEPTDNDALQTLRHNLFWIGHIIDSRQKALNGALRNLNEAQARQHESIEYASVIQNAFLPAEATLHELFAEHFLLWSQRDTVGGDAYWVRRARDGFFVAVVDCTGHGVPGAFMTLIVHSLFERLDTDALRADPAGVIGAMNRAIRGALAQDRANSLSDDGMDCTVLFVDEAARTLHFAGARHSLFMLPAGIHGGDGEGVEIRGDRCGVGYVRTPEDYVYTNHVLPLQAGTRYYCLTDGLTDQVGGANGLPFGKSRFLSFIRENGNVPLARQRTLLEATLKEYMGRETRRDDVTVLGFTV
- the hisG gene encoding ATP phosphoribosyltransferase, translating into MSETQRQIKLGIPKGSLQDSTLNLFERCGWKVRQHHRNYFPEINDPEITARLCRVQEIPHYIQDGILDVGLTGKDWLLETGADVHVVSDLVYSKVSNRPARWVLAVAGDAPFRTPQDLAGKRIATELLGVTKKYFADLGIPVDVFYSWGATEAKVVEGLADAIVEVTETGTTIRAHGLRIIDDVLVTNTQLIANKKTWEDPWKRRKIMQIDLLLQGALRADDLVGLKMNVPGDKQDAILELLPSLNSPTVSQLKDSHWLAVEIVVDRSIVRDLIPQLVEAGAEGIIEYSLNKIV